From the Bacilli bacterium genome, the window TTCCCCTGGAGGCAAAATGAATATGGATTGCTTGAGGCCGGAAAATCGACAATTGCAAAATAAGAAGCAAAATCGCCCGGAAAAAGACAAGCGTTTTCTTCAGCGCGCCGCCGTCTTCCATGGTGGATATGTGCCTGATTTTCATTCCGCCCGGGCAATTGTCGATGATCAACTTTTCTACGGATGACACGCCGCCTTTCACGCGCAAACCCGGGCCCAACATCAATACATGGATCTTTTTGCGGATGCTGTCCATAAGACCTCCTATGAAACGGATCGCGCCTTCTCTTTCGTCCGCTCTTTATATTGGCCTTCATAAAATAATCCTTTGCAGATCATTCCCTGGACGAAATAGAAGATGACAAAAGTGACAACCGAAGAAACAGCCACACCTTTGATACCGAATTCCGGAATGAGCAATACGGATAAAACGACACTGATAAAGGCCCGAAGCAAGTTAAGCAACAAATTAATCTTTGGATAGTTCGTGGCAATGAAAATATTTCCGCCTACCAGCGTCAAGGCATAAACCAAAGTCGCTAGCAGCAATATTTTCAGAACAGGCAGAATGGCCAGGTAATCGACGCCAAATATGAACCTGATTATATAACCGCTGATCATATAAACCGCGAACACGACCGGCCAGCAAACCACTATCATTTTCTTTTGCAATTTTTTATAGTAACGGTACACATCGAGATTTTTATCGCTGTGCCCCTTGGAAATCTTTGGCAATTCAACTTGCATAATCGAGAGCGGCAACATCCACAAGCCTTTTGCAATCATGCTGGCAACACTATACGCGCCAACCGTCCCATTGGAAAAAAAGGACATCACCACCAAAAGGTCGACATATCCGAGCAAAATCGAGGTCAAGTTCGAAATGGCGCTATAGCCGATAAAGGAATACATGCGGACATTTTCGCTTTCCTTTAGGGAGCGAAGGTATCCCGCCGCTCTACGCTGCCAGTGTTTTTTCACCAAAGGAAAGCACAATAAAAAACTTGCCAGGCATAAAATGAAGTACGCTTCAGCGTAAACTTTCGCCCCGAACAAATAGACAGCGGGCAGAATGATCAGAAACTGGGCAAGGAAAAATCCCACTTTGATGACGGCAACATAGTTTATTTTATTGATCCCGTTTAAAAAATGAATGAACAACCCATGCGACGAGTGGGTCAGCGCGATGATCGGCAGCAACATCACGGTGGCGTTCAGAAACACGATCACCTGATGTTCGCGAATGAATGGCAACGAATTTACAAGAATATAAATAACCAGACAGATGACAGACGAGACTGCCAAATTGGTTTTTACCAAAAAGGTGAATGTCTTTTTTCGCTCTTCTTCGCTGTTTTTTTCCGAAACAAACTTCAGGATTGCCGTGCTGATGCCGAAAGCCGATAAAACAACAAAAATTTCAAAGTATGTTTCATATTGTTGGATGATTCCGAACTGTTCCGGGCCGAGCATTCTGCTTAAGATGCTTTTCAAAATAAATTCCAACCCTCTTGATGTAACCATGGCGGTAAACAGAACAAGAGAAGGAAATTTCAGGTTGACGATTTTGCCGGCAAGCATTGCATATCTGGTCATCGCTCAATTTGTCTCCAATTTTTCGGGGCTTCGGCCAACGGAATCAAACCGCAATTGATTGATGATCAGCGCAAGCACGATCAGAAAAAACCACCTTTGCCCGCTGGAGTAATTGGTGTTCGACAACGCCATGATAACGGAAAAATAAAAGACCAAGGGAAAAAAGAAACTTAATTTGACCGTCCGGGCGCTGGCGGACAATAATTGAAACACTTTCCCGATGAACAAAACCAACAGAAACAGTGAGATGATTCCGTTTGAGATCGCAATATCCAAAAAATCGTTGTGCGTATAATCTCCATCTCCGTGATTGTAAGCTGAATAGTTGAACACAAAATATTTGGCGATGCTGATGCCGCGACCAATGAAATAATTCCATACGTTTGCTTCCTGGATGAAACCTTTTACAATCCCGATCCATATGCCAACCCTGCCGGCGCCAAAGCTGTCAATGGAAGCGGAGCCCAGAATATCGACAAATCTTTTTGCAATAATATCCGCGGCAAATTGGGATAACAACGCGGCCACAATCATGATAAGCGCCGAGATTTTGATGATGGGGCCCCATCTTTTGTTCAGCACGCTGGCATGCACGGCTTGAAAAACAACCGATAAAATAAGCGCCAATGCGACTGTCCTGGTTAACGTCACCAGCATTCCGGCAATCATGAACATGCCGGCGGCCAAATAAATTCGATTCCTTGTTTGCAAATACTTGTAACTTGATACCAGATACATGGCAAACAATACATTCGCCGAGCCGACCGGGCCGTCAAACGTTCCCACCGGTCTGTATGCATCGCCGTAAAAATGGCGAACCAGTTCAACAATGCCGATTGACTTCAGGCCGAACATCTGGAATGACACAAACTGCGCAACTGTAATGATCGCCGAAAGTGTCCCGCAAAAAACGAGCGCTTTGGCAATTCGATTCGTTTCTTGCAAGTTGTTGGTGCCCAACGCAAAAAAAGCGAACAGCGCCGCGCCGATCACAAAGCGGAAATAAAATAGCACCGCTTCATTGACGTAAATGGTAGTCGCAATCCCCGCAACATTCCAAACGGTCCAAAGCACATAGATGAGGACGATTTGGCTGCATTTGCTTTCCAGGATCGTTTTCGTCCTTACGATCAATCCGATTGCCAACGGAAAAACGATGGCGGGAATGATGAGCTGCGAGAACGGAAAACCCGCGAAGCTTATATTGGTCAACAATCCTTGAAACAGTCCCCAGACGCTTAAAATCGCAATGTTTATTTCCACGGGATAAACGGCGGAAAGCGCGGCCAGCAGCAATACCGCGACAAGCAAAATGGATAATTGGTAATTGCCCGCGGTCATTACGCCAAATAAAAAAAATGCGAAAATCAACGCGATTGCGGACAAGATTTGTTTCATGATCCCCGAAGTTTGACTGGCGTATGATACATTATGTATCATCAACGGCGCAAGCGCTCTTGAACTTTTCATTTTGTTACCTTCCGATTGGCCTTATTTTTAATAAGCGTCATCCGAACCTAACATGACTCTGAATGTTTTCAAAATGATTTTTACATCCAACCCGATGCTTCTGTTGGCTATATATTGGAGATCCAGTTCAACCATTTGCTCGAAATTCAGTTTGTTGCGCCCGCTAATCTGCCACAAGCCTGTGCAACCCGGAATAACCGACAGCCTTTTAAAATGAAACGGCGAGTATTCTTTCACTTCGTTGGGCAATGGCGGCCGCGGTCCGACAAGACTCATTTCCCCTTTCAGGACGTTCCATAATTGCGGCAGTTCATCCAGGCTGGTTTTGCGGATTATTTTGCCGACTTTGGAAATGCGCGGGTCGTCTTTGATCTTGAACATATGGCCCTTTATTTCATTTTGCGCCATTAACCCGGGAAGAAGATTTTCGGCATTCGGCACCATTGAGCGAAATTTATACATGCGAAATAACTTGCCGTTTTTCCCGACGCGCATTTGGCTGAAAAAAACCGGAGCTTTGGGCGCCTCCAATTTAATGGCAATTGCAAGCAATATAATGAGCGGCGAAAGAAGAATCAGCCCCGAAAGTGCGCCGGTAATATCGATCGCCCGTTTGGCGAATGCGTACGGTATCAGTTGGCCCGCCTGATTGCCGGCTTTCGTTTCCCGATAATATTGGGATGATTCCAATTTCAGTTCGTTTAAAACATTTCGCAAGTTTATCTTCCTCCTGCAACTGCAAATATAGGTTCAGCACGACCAGGATACAACAAACTGTTTTATTTTCCGCCACAACAAAAGAAACGGGCGCAAGGGAATATAGAGAAACACCCATGATTTTGGCAATGGCAGCATTTGCAAATCTTTGGCAGTGGGATAAACATAACTCGTGAGATACCTTACTTTTTGCGAATTGCTCCTGATCAAAAGTTGATAAAACATAAAACCGGCTGAAGCGGCCGGCTCTTTGTCATTTTTAATAAAATGGATCGCTCTTTTACTTAACCGGACAGACTTTGCGCCTTCGAGCAACGGGGTCATCCCGGCTGCGATCGGGGTGTTAAACAGATTTGCCGCCAGAATGGCCGCCTGGCCCGCAATGTGGCGAAAGCCGTATTCATGTTGAAGCCGCAAGGCGGATTCCACATTCATCCCATTGCGGAACAGTTGATCGACATCGGCAAGCCAGCGCAGGCGAAACCAACCATGGCGGGCTCCATGGGCGGCAAGAAAACAAAACAAATCGTCCGCTCCCAAAAAATAAACGGGGCCGTTTCCGAAACAGCTTAATCTTTTTCGCTCCCACAAATGTTCAAACGGCGGTTCGCTCCATGTGTCAGGATTTAGCCGCCAATGCAATTCAACCTGGATATGTTTTTCCGGATGCATAAATGACAGATGGTGCCGCCTTGAATTTTTATCGTTGAACGGATAATGCTCCAGATTGTATCCGGCCTGAAGGAGCGTTTCTTCCGCCAACTTGATATCCTGTTTTCGCACCAGCATGTCAAGATCCTTTGAGGTTCTTAAAGAGATGTCGCCATATATTTCCCTGGCAAGCACCGGACCTTTTAAAAACAAGGTTCCGACGCGCTTCTCCGCAAAAGCCTTGCTTAATATTGCCGTCTCCCGGGACAGGCGGAGCATATGAAAAATGTTTCTGCGATAATTGACTTCCAGAGATTTGCGGACATGGCCGGGAACAAGGTGTTCTTTTTTGTATTGTTTCAAATTGCCGTATACGATTGGATGCACCCGATGATGCCCGGAAAGCGCAAGAAAATAATGCCACCTCACGCCTTTTCCGCTTTGCAGGATGCGGCCCGGGAGATCCGGATCATTGGGCAATCCGATCAATGCACAAAGCAATTTGAGTTCTTCAGGGAGAAGGCTTACATCAAGCCGCGAGCCATTTTCCATTACCCTTTGCACCTTCATTCAAGCTTATCTGACACGATCTTAAGAGAGAAATATTGATGGGCATTTAACCCGCTCTCACGTCACACCCTCGACAATGTATGTCTAAGGTTGTTGCAAAACCCACAGCATGACCGAGTGCCTACGGTGATATAGGTGCAGTAGACATTACCTGTGTTTCCGCAATGGGATGGAAGCACGTTCACTTTATTTTTTTTACGTTATTTAGCACAACACCCAGGAAGGTCGTATTTACATGCTCCAAAATCATTTTCGCGTTCGCCAGTGTTTTCCGCTTCGTTTTGCCCAAGTTGGCGACCAGCAAAACGCCATCGCATTGGGCGGCAATCAGCTGCGCATCCGCCACGGAAAGCAACGAAGGGGCATCCACGATGATGATTTCGTACTGGTCGCGCAATTCATTCAGGATCTCCCGAAGTCCGCCGGATGCGAGCATTTCCGCAAGATTGGCCGCGAGCGGGCCGGACGGGATTAGGCAAAGGTTATCAATATGCGTTTCCAAAACGGCTTCCGCAATTTTTTGGCGCCTTGCGAGGGCGGAGGATAAGCCGCTGCTGTTACTCATTAAAAATATTTCGTGCAGAATCGGTTTGCGAAAATGCGCGTCTACAAGAGCGACGCGTTTGCCTGCCTGCGCGCAGGCAATGGCTAAATTGGCCGCCGTTGTCGATTTTCCTTCCCGCGGCAATGTTGAAGTCACCATGATGCTTTTGCTTCCTTTTTCAGCCGCGGCGAATTCAATATTGTTGCGCAGGTAGCGATAAGCTTCCGAAATGGGGGAATCGGGATTCCGTTCCATAATAATGGGCAATTTAAGTGCCGACCGGTGCATACGGATCCTCCTCGACATGCATCTTTAATTTTCCTTCTTTTCGCCGCTGCAAATCTTTTTTCCTGATCACGCCGATCTTTCCGAAGATTGCCGCTCCCAGGATTGCCTCCGCTTCCCGCTCCGTTTTGACGGAATCATCCAAATGCTCGAGAAGAAATACGAGCGCAACCGACAATACCAGCGATAACACAAAAGAAAGAAACAAATGAATGAGCGGACTTGGATTGGATGGCGGCGGAACGAAATCCGTGTTGGCTTTTTCCAGAATCTCGATATTATCGAGCTTCATAATGACCGGGATCATATCTTTAAATGCTTCCGCGACGGCGTTCACGATATCGGCCGCTCTTTGATAAGAGTAATCGGATACCGAGATTGACATAATCTGCGTCTGGCTGACCGAACTTACGCGGAGCAAACGGGACAAAGCCTCGGGGGCAAGTCGGAATTCGGGATGGCGCCTGACCACTTCCTCCATGACGGGCGCGGCTGTAATGATTTCCTTGTATGTGTTTATCAGCATGATATTGGCACTGAGATCGTCCACGTTGATCCGCTGATTCAATTGCTGATCGGACGGCCATTTGTTGACAATCAGTTTTGCCGTTGCCTTGTAGATTGGATGCACGTAATAAAAACTGACAACTCCCGTGACGATGCATGAGGTGAGCACGCAAACGGCTATTATCCATGACCGTCTTCCCAAAATTTTGAAGTAATCCTTCAATCTCAACGACTCCATGTGTATCCTCCAGAATCTTTCATATAAGCCCAGGTTCCATCAGCCGGTAAGCCCGGGTTCAGCCGGACAGCCTGGCAAAATTTGATACGTTTCGTATCTCATATCGCATATTAATAATTTATGTTACATTTTGTATCTAGTCAAGCGTTTTTTTTGCCATTTGTCGTTTTTTGCAGAGGCGCGGATCATTTGCTTAACAGTTTTCCGTCATCCAATGACAGCTGCAAAAATTCTTCCTGCCGCACAATTTGTCCCTCTTCCAGAACGACAACCTGATCGGCGTTGCGGATGGTCGATAACCGATGGGCGATCACAATGACCGTCATGGAACCTTTTATCCGATTCAGCGCTTCCTGGATTTTCGCCTCGTTCTCGCTATCCAAGGCGCTTGTCGCTTCGTCCATGACGAGAATGGCCGGGTTTCGCAAGATCGCCCGCGCCAGCACAAGCCGCTGCCGCTCGCCGCCCGATAAGCGGATGCCCCGGTCGCCGATCACGGTGTCGAGACCATCCGGCAGCTTCTCCACAAACCCGGCGGAGGCGGAAAACGCCAAAGCTTCCCAAAGCTTACTCTCGGTCGCAAACGGCGCGACCATGCGCAAATTGTCCCGGATGCTCGCATGGAACAAAAAGGGGTCCTGCGCCACATAGCTGACTGAACGCCGAAACCGCGACAGCCGCTCATCCGTCAAGGGAGCGCCGTCGACCAGAATTTCGCCTTGCTCGGGCTGCACAAGCCCGGTCAGCAGATCGACCAGCGTGCTTTTGCCGGCGCCGGATTTTCCCACGATGGCAGTCACCCGGTTTGCCGGCACCACAAGGCTGACATCGCGGATCGCATAGGGCTGATCCTTGCCGTAGCGGTAATAAAGATTGCGGCAGAAGATTTCCTTCTCCGGGCGCAGCGGAGCAAGCGCCGTCCGGCCGGCGCGGCGCACCGCCTGTTCCTTCGCCGCGGCGCATTCTTGCAGCAAGCTCGCCAGGTTGCGGAAGGCCGGGTATGACGACACGATTTGTTCCCAACTCGCCTGAATTCCGGTAAATTTCGGCCATAATCGCGTGAAAATAACCATGATCAGCATAAGATGGCCCGGCTCCGCCTGAAATACCCGAAACGACAGGAGTACAAACAGCGCGATCAGGACGGCCGACGCCGCCTTGTAAAAAAGCTGGGAGGTAGACTGCAGCCTGGCGAATTGCAAATAGTTGCTCTCCATGTTCCGGCACATCTCACGAAACCATTGGAAGTGATGTTCCTCCAGCATGTTCGCCTTGATATCTTTGATGCCGTTAAAATGCTCGCTGAGCCCGCCCATGTAATCCTGGGACAATTTCGTCGTCCGTTCGCCAAGCCGCTTGGCGGTTCGCACAAACCTGCGGGAGAATAAGGCGAGCAGCACGCCGCTCACAATCACGAGCGCGGTCAGTTTGACAGATAGCCAAAGGGCAAACCCGATTTGGATTGCGGTAAACAAAAATGTTGTCGCAAGCCTCATCGCCAATGTCGCGCCCTGACTGATATTGGCCAGTTCATGCGTCATCAGGTGGTTTAAATCCGATCTTCTTTTTTGCAGATAAAAGTTCCAGTCCGCTTCCAGCAACGCCTGGTATGTTTCCAGACGCAGCGTCTTGATGAAGCCTTGCTGGATTTTCTGGTTATGGATCGTCATATTCCGCTGCAGCACTGCCTGCGTCAGGACGATGCCAAGATAAACCGCCAGCACAAGCGGCAGATGCGCGCTTTCCGGCATTTGCCCAAGCAGCGGATCGAGCACGGATACAAACGGAATGTCCCCCGCACGGCCGCTCAAAATGCCGATAAAACCAAGCAGCGGCGCCAGCAAATAAACGGACAAGCCTTCGAGGGAACTGACCAGCATCATGCCGACAAAATGGAAATATAGTTTGAAGCCCGCAACGGTATGCATTTTTTTTAAAAAAAGCAAAAGCTGTTTCATTGCATCTCTCTCAGTTCTGGGCTATTTGCTTCCATTGCCGCCACATGACCGAAAACGGAAGCGGTCATTCCCGTATCTTTTTCCCGTGCGAAATCATGTTCCCGAATGTGGCGACCACCGTGAACCGATCCTTGAACTCGGCGCCCGTGACGTACATGGAACCGCTGCGCAGCCAGGCGTGCGCGATCATGTTGCCGGCCGCGTCCTTTGCCGTCCCCAAATACAGGGTGCTTTCGATGCCGCGCCGTTTCAACATTTTCATTGCGGCTATCGCCATGACGAGGCACTTGCTTTCCCACCAGGTGTAACGGCTCATTAGACGGACGGCGCAGGATATGTCCCTGATCAAGGCAATCCGATCCGGTTCGCAGTCCATGGCGGTTTCCCGCATGCAAACGCCCAATGACGGGGAAATTCGGGAAAACGGCAGCATTTTCAGCATGCGCGCCCAGCCGAGATAAAAGAACGCCTCCACCAGCAAGAGCTTCATTTCCCGCTGCAGCCGCAAGTATCGGGCGGCCTTTTTGCGCAAACGCACAAAGCGCATTCGCATTCGCATTATGAACCGGTCGCGGCGGGCGTCCCGATTTGAATCAGATGTTCGCGCAGCAAATTGCGCAGAAAGTCGAGCAATTGCTCTTTACAAGTTTCCGCGTCGATATCGTACGTTTCCGTCAGGTTGTCAAGCAGCTTCCTTACGGCGACGGGCGACTCCATCATGTCCCAAATCGCCCCGCCGGTCCTGCCGAGATTATAGTACTTTCCGGATTGAATGCTCATCATTACTTTCTCGCCGTCCATATTGCTCACGAGCAGATCCTTAGCCTGCACAACAAGATCGTCCGGATTGATCGATTGATTCCTCATGGCGCGTCTACCTTTCTTTTTGCAGCATATTCAAAATACGGGCTGCCAACCGCTGCGCGGTAAAACCGGTCAACGGCCGGTAAAGCCTGAAAACATCGATACGGCTCGCGATACTGGCGGCCATGGCAAAATGCCATTGCTCCATGCGCATAAACGGAAGCAGCGCGCCGCGGTATGTATGCGCCCGAAAAACAGGCAGTTTCTGAAGCCCCGACAACGGATACATGCCTTCGCCGATTCGGGTCGGCACGAGCTCAAACACGCCGGCGAGCGGAATGGGGGCTGCGGCAAAACGCTCCAATACCGGCACTGCGAATTTCGTGGTCCGCTGATACAGCGGTGTGTAGCGGCGAAATTCCATGTTAAGCCCGGCAATGCTTTCCTGCCACAGCTTTTGTTGGGGATAAGACGGCGCCACCATCGGCGTTTTGTCCGCCGCGAACGACACGGCAATCACATCGTCGCTTACAAGGGGCAGTCCCCGATGCAGAAATGCCGCCGCAAGCGTCGATTTGCCGGCTCCCGACTCCCCCACAAACGCGTATGCCCGGCCATCGATCGCGACAGCGCTGCCGTGCAGCGGCAGCATTTTCCGCTGCAGCAGGATGGCGCCCATTGCGCTTCCCAACAAATAAATCCGGAGCAAATCCCAATCGGCGTTCTCCATCGGCGAAACCAGGATCCGTTTTCCGTTCTCAACGCAAACCCGCGCCGCGTTCGGAAAACGAAACAGCACCCGTTGATCCAAAACGGCAAAATATTGCTTTTCGAACAGCGATTCGCTCCATTCACCCGGCATATCGCGAAGCAAAATTTCGATATCCGGAAGCGCGTTTCGTTCGTTTGCTGCAATGAGTTCGGGAAGGGGGATTTCGCTTTGGATCCTCATCCCGAATGCCTGATATATCAATGTTCTCGCTCTCCCTTGGTGGGGCCCCCGCACTCTTGAATTGTACGGGGGCATGGAAATAACCGGATTAAGACGTTGGAACGCCCGGGGGGGAAGTAGGCGCCGGAATCCCGGTATCCGTATCCGTGATATCCAGATCGAGTTTGCCACCCACATATGTCCAATCCAAAAAATGAGTGCCTTCGCCGATCATGGTCATG encodes:
- a CDS encoding lasso peptide biosynthesis B2 protein — protein: MRFVRLRKKAARYLRLQREMKLLLVEAFFYLGWARMLKMLPFSRISPSLGVCMRETAMDCEPDRIALIRDISCAVRLMSRYTWWESKCLVMAIAAMKMLKRRGIESTLYLGTAKDAAGNMIAHAWLRSGSMYVTGAEFKDRFTVVATFGNMISHGKKIRE
- a CDS encoding lasso peptide biosynthesis PqqD family chaperone encodes the protein MRNQSINPDDLVVQAKDLLVSNMDGEKVMMSIQSGKYYNLGRTGGAIWDMMESPVAVRKLLDNLTETYDIDAETCKEQLLDFLRNLLREHLIQIGTPAATGS
- a CDS encoding sugar transferase — its product is MIPYAFAKRAIDITGALSGLILLSPLIILLAIAIKLEAPKAPVFFSQMRVGKNGKLFRMYKFRSMVPNAENLLPGLMAQNEIKGHMFKIKDDPRISKVGKIIRKTSLDELPQLWNVLKGEMSLVGPRPPLPNEVKEYSPFHFKRLSVIPGCTGLWQISGRNKLNFEQMVELDLQYIANRSIGLDVKIILKTFRVMLGSDDAY
- a CDS encoding ABC transporter ATP-binding protein, which translates into the protein MKQLLLFLKKMHTVAGFKLYFHFVGMMLVSSLEGLSVYLLAPLLGFIGILSGRAGDIPFVSVLDPLLGQMPESAHLPLVLAVYLGIVLTQAVLQRNMTIHNQKIQQGFIKTLRLETYQALLEADWNFYLQKRRSDLNHLMTHELANISQGATLAMRLATTFLFTAIQIGFALWLSVKLTALVIVSGVLLALFSRRFVRTAKRLGERTTKLSQDYMGGLSEHFNGIKDIKANMLEEHHFQWFREMCRNMESNYLQFARLQSTSQLFYKAASAVLIALFVLLSFRVFQAEPGHLMLIMVIFTRLWPKFTGIQASWEQIVSSYPAFRNLASLLQECAAAKEQAVRRAGRTALAPLRPEKEIFCRNLYYRYGKDQPYAIRDVSLVVPANRVTAIVGKSGAGKSTLVDLLTGLVQPEQGEILVDGAPLTDERLSRFRRSVSYVAQDPFLFHASIRDNLRMVAPFATESKLWEALAFSASAGFVEKLPDGLDTVIGDRGIRLSGGERQRLVLARAILRNPAILVMDEATSALDSENEAKIQEALNRIKGSMTVIVIAHRLSTIRNADQVVVLEEGQIVRQEEFLQLSLDDGKLLSK
- a CDS encoding O-antigen ligase family protein, which gives rise to MKSSRALAPLMIHNVSYASQTSGIMKQILSAIALIFAFFLFGVMTAGNYQLSILLVAVLLLAALSAVYPVEINIAILSVWGLFQGLLTNISFAGFPFSQLIIPAIVFPLAIGLIVRTKTILESKCSQIVLIYVLWTVWNVAGIATTIYVNEAVLFYFRFVIGAALFAFFALGTNNLQETNRIAKALVFCGTLSAIITVAQFVSFQMFGLKSIGIVELVRHFYGDAYRPVGTFDGPVGSANVLFAMYLVSSYKYLQTRNRIYLAAGMFMIAGMLVTLTRTVALALILSVVFQAVHASVLNKRWGPIIKISALIMIVAALLSQFAADIIAKRFVDILGSASIDSFGAGRVGIWIGIVKGFIQEANVWNYFIGRGISIAKYFVFNYSAYNHGDGDYTHNDFLDIAISNGIISLFLLVLFIGKVFQLLSASARTVKLSFFFPLVFYFSVIMALSNTNYSSGQRWFFLIVLALIINQLRFDSVGRSPEKLETN
- a CDS encoding nucleotidyltransferase family protein, with product MENGSRLDVSLLPEELKLLCALIGLPNDPDLPGRILQSGKGVRWHYFLALSGHHRVHPIVYGNLKQYKKEHLVPGHVRKSLEVNYRRNIFHMLRLSRETAILSKAFAEKRVGTLFLKGPVLAREIYGDISLRTSKDLDMLVRKQDIKLAEETLLQAGYNLEHYPFNDKNSRRHHLSFMHPEKHIQVELHWRLNPDTWSEPPFEHLWERKRLSCFGNGPVYFLGADDLFCFLAAHGARHGWFRLRWLADVDQLFRNGMNVESALRLQHEYGFRHIAGQAAILAANLFNTPIAAGMTPLLEGAKSVRLSKRAIHFIKNDKEPAASAGFMFYQLLIRSNSQKVRYLTSYVYPTAKDLQMLPLPKSWVFLYIPLRPFLLLWRKIKQFVVSWSC
- a CDS encoding paeninodin family lasso peptide — translated: MAKQSWEKPELEVLDVGMTMIGEGTHFLDWTYVGGKLDLDITDTDTGIPAPTSPPGVPTS
- a CDS encoding Wzz/FepE/Etk N-terminal domain-containing protein codes for the protein MESLRLKDYFKILGRRSWIIAVCVLTSCIVTGVVSFYYVHPIYKATAKLIVNKWPSDQQLNQRINVDDLSANIMLINTYKEIITAAPVMEEVVRRHPEFRLAPEALSRLLRVSSVSQTQIMSISVSDYSYQRAADIVNAVAEAFKDMIPVIMKLDNIEILEKANTDFVPPPSNPSPLIHLFLSFVLSLVLSVALVFLLEHLDDSVKTEREAEAILGAAIFGKIGVIRKKDLQRRKEGKLKMHVEEDPYAPVGT
- a CDS encoding flippase; its protein translation is MTRYAMLAGKIVNLKFPSLVLFTAMVTSRGLEFILKSILSRMLGPEQFGIIQQYETYFEIFVVLSAFGISTAILKFVSEKNSEEERKKTFTFLVKTNLAVSSVICLVIYILVNSLPFIREHQVIVFLNATVMLLPIIALTHSSHGLFIHFLNGINKINYVAVIKVGFFLAQFLIILPAVYLFGAKVYAEAYFILCLASFLLCFPLVKKHWQRRAAGYLRSLKESENVRMYSFIGYSAISNLTSILLGYVDLLVVMSFFSNGTVGAYSVASMIAKGLWMLPLSIMQVELPKISKGHSDKNLDVYRYYKKLQKKMIVVCWPVVFAVYMISGYIIRFIFGVDYLAILPVLKILLLATLVYALTLVGGNIFIATNYPKINLLLNLLRAFISVVLSVLLIPEFGIKGVAVSSVVTFVIFYFVQGMICKGLFYEGQYKERTKEKARSVS
- a CDS encoding aldolase — translated: MRIQSEIPLPELIAANERNALPDIEILLRDMPGEWSESLFEKQYFAVLDQRVLFRFPNAARVCVENGKRILVSPMENADWDLLRIYLLGSAMGAILLQRKMLPLHGSAVAIDGRAYAFVGESGAGKSTLAAAFLHRGLPLVSDDVIAVSFAADKTPMVAPSYPQQKLWQESIAGLNMEFRRYTPLYQRTTKFAVPVLERFAAAPIPLAGVFELVPTRIGEGMYPLSGLQKLPVFRAHTYRGALLPFMRMEQWHFAMAASIASRIDVFRLYRPLTGFTAQRLAARILNMLQKER
- a CDS encoding CpsD/CapB family tyrosine-protein kinase; protein product: MHRSALKLPIIMERNPDSPISEAYRYLRNNIEFAAAEKGSKSIMVTSTLPREGKSTTAANLAIACAQAGKRVALVDAHFRKPILHEIFLMSNSSGLSSALARRQKIAEAVLETHIDNLCLIPSGPLAANLAEMLASGGLREILNELRDQYEIIIVDAPSLLSVADAQLIAAQCDGVLLVANLGKTKRKTLANAKMILEHVNTTFLGVVLNNVKKIK